The Impatiens glandulifera chromosome 3, dImpGla2.1, whole genome shotgun sequence genome contains a region encoding:
- the LOC124928646 gene encoding alpha-glucosidase 2-like codes for MEKAVLLCSSNRCHKLNLSPTVVLRTKPHLIYAIPPTHFTTSDKKAAAAAAFPLFRSIVLPSSSPFHIKKRFSNRLMVSGMASDIEETAANSDVKSGTMVFEPILEDGVIRFDCSADARNSAFPSLSFVDSKKRDTPIMDSSYNNVPSFTPNFESVLGQQVVQLKLPDGTSFYGTGEVSGQLERTGKRIFTWNTDAWGYGPETTSLYQSHPWVLAVLPTGEALGVLADTTNRCEVDLRNESIIKFVAPSSYPVITFGPFDSPTAVLVSLSRAIGTVSMPPKWSLGYHQCRWSYMSDARVLEVARTFRQKDIPCDVIWMDIDYMDGFRCFTFDKEHFSDPVSLAKDLHDTGFKAIWMLDPGIKREEGYFVYDSGTKNDVWIQTAEGKPFVGDVWPGPCVFPDFTQSKTRLWWSSLVKEFVSNGVDGIWNDMNEPAVFKTVTKTMPESNIHKGDTELGGCQKHSHYHNVYGMLMARSTYEGMKLANENKRPFVLTRAGFLGSQRYAATWTGDNLSTWEHLHMSLSMALQLGLSGQPLSGPDIGGFAGNATPRLFGRWMGIGAMFPFCRGHSEAGTTDHEPWSFGKECEEVCRLALKRRYRLLLHIYTLFYIAHTKGIPVSTPTFFADPKDPKLRKIETSFLLGTLLISASTRRDLGLGQVQHVLPKGIWLEFDFDDSHPDLPALYLQGGSIIPLSLPHQHVGEANPTDDLTLLVALDEQGKSTGVLFEDEGDGYEFKSGGYLLTTYVAERVSSVVTVRISHSEGFVKRPNRRLHVQLLLGKCAKLDAWGTDGEVLEIEMPSENEVSSLLSASEIKYTTRLEIARCIPDVEEGPGTKGGELSRSPVELQNGVWALKIVPWIGGRIISMSHIPSGTQWLHSRIEVDGYEEYSGVEYRSAGCSEEYNVIERNLEQAGEVESLKMEGDVGGGLVLEREISFPKDKTQVFRIDSAILARNVGAGSGGFSRLVCLRVHPSFSLLHPTETYVSFTSLNGLKKEVWPESGEQYFEGDLRPNGEWMLVDRCLGLALVNFFDIKEVFKCLIHWGTGTVNLELWSENRPVSAQSPLSISHEYEVRQVAK; via the exons atggaGAAGGCTGTACTGTTGTGCTCGAGTAACAGATgccataaattaaatttgtcgCCGACTGTTGTATTGCGGACAAAACCCCATTTGATTTATGCGATCCCACCGACCCATTTCACAACTTCGGATAAaaaagcagcagcagcagcagccttTCCTCTGTTCCGATCGATTGTTCTTCCGTCCTCATCTCCTTTTCACAT AAAAAAAAGGTTTAGTAACAGGTTGATGGTGTCTGGGATGGCAAGTGACATCGAAGAAACTGCTGCTAATTCGGATGTAAAGTCCGGCACTATGGTTTTTGAGCCTATACTGGAGGACGGTGTCATAAGATTTGATTGTTCAGCAGATGCTAGAAATTCAGCATTTCCAAGTCTTAGTTTtgttgattctaagaaaagGGACACACCAATCATGGATAGTAGTTACAATAATGTCCCTTCATTTACTCCTAATTTTGAATCTGTCCTGGGACAGCAAGTTGTTCAACTTAAG CTCCCTGATGGTACCTCATTCTATGGGACTGGAGAGGTCAGCGGACAGCTTGAGCGAACCGGGAAGAGA ATTTTTACATGGAATACGGATGCATGGGGTTatggtcccgaaacaacatctTTGTACCAATCACATCCTTGGGTTCTTGCAGTGCTTCCTACTGGAGAGGCACTAGGAGTTCTTGCTGACACCACCAACCGCTGTGAG GTAGATTTGAGGAATGAATCTATTATCAAATTTGTTGCTCCATCATCCTATCCTGTTATTACATTTGGACCATTTGATTCACCAACTGCCGTTCTGGTATCTTTGTCGCGTGCAATTG GAACTGTATCCATGCCCCCAAAGTGGTCATTAGGTTATCATCAATGCCGCTGGAGCTATATGTCCGATGCACGAGTTCTTGAG GTTGCCAGGACATTTCGGCAGAAGGATATACCATGTGATGTCATATGGATGGATATAGATTACATGGATGGTTTCCGTTGTTTTACTTTTGACAAG GAGCATTTCTCTGATCCAGTTTCCTTGGCAAAAGATCTTCATGATACGGGATTCAAAGCAATCTGGATGCTTGATCCTGGTATTAAACGCGAAGAAGGTTATTTTGTTTATGATAGTGGCACCAAAAACGATGTATGGATTCAAACTGCAGAAGGAAAGCCTTTCGTTG GGGATGTTTGGCCTGGTCCTTGTGTTTTTCCGGACTTTACACAGTCCAAAACTCGTTTATGGTGGTCTAGTCTTGTTAAAGAATTTGTCTCTAATGGTGTTGATGGAATATGGAACGACATGAATGAACCAGCAGTTTTCAAA ACTGTAACAAAAACGATGCCTGAGAGTAATATTCATAAGGGAGATACTGAACTTGGTGGCTGTCAAAAACATTCACACTATCACAAT GTTTATGGAATGCTAATGGCAAGATCAACCTATGAAGGAATGAAGTTGGCTAATGAAAATAAGCGACCTTTCGTTCTTACTAGAGCTGGGTTTTTGGGAAGCCAAAGGTATGCTGCAACTTGGACTGGAGACAACCTTTCAACATGGGAGCACCTTCATATGAGTCTCTCAATGGCACTTCAACTG GGGCTAAGTGGCCAGCCTCTTTCAGGACCTGATATAGGAGGTTTTGCTGGCAATGCAACACCTAGACTATTTGGAAGGTGGATGGGCATAGGAGCCATGTTTCCATTTTGTCGCGGACACTCAGAAGCTGGCACTACTGATCATGAACCTTGGTCATTTGGGAAAGAG TGTGAGGAAGTGTGTCGTCTGGCTTTAAAGCGACGTTATCGTCTTTTACTTCACATATACACACTGTTCTATATTGCACATACAAAGGGTATTCCTGTGTCAACTCCTACTTTCTTTGCTG ATCCAAAAGATccaaaattaaggaaaatagaGACATCCTTTCTACTTGGGACACTTCTAATAAGTGCAAg CACAAGGAGAGATCTTGGGTTAGGTCAAGTGCAGCATGTGTTGCCCAAAGGCATCTGGTTGGAGTTCGATTTTGATGATTCGCATCCG GATTTACCTGCACTGTATTTACAAGGTGGATCTATAATTCCTTTGAGCCTTCCGCATCAGCATGTTGGGGAAGCTAATCCAACCGATGATTTGACACTCCTTGTGGCCTTAGATGAACAGG GTAAATCAACGGGGGTGCTTTTTGAAGATGAGGGGGATGGATATGAATTCAAATCAGGTGGATATCTTTTGACAACATATGTTGCTGAACGTGTATCTTCAGTTGTTACTGTGCGAATCTCTCACTCGGAAGGTTTTGTCAAGAGGCCAAACCGCCGTTTACATGTGCAATTGTTACTCGGAAAATGTGCAAAA CTTGATGCTTGGGGCACTGATGGAGAGGTACTTGAAATAGAGATGCCTTCAGAAAATGAAGTTTCCAGTTTATTGTCTGCAAGTGAGATTAAGTACACGACTCGCCTGG AAATTGCAAGGTGTATTCCAGATGTTGAGGAGGGTCCAGGGACTAAAGGAGGAGAGCTGTCTAGGAGCCCAGTTGAGCTGCAAAACGGTGTTTGGGCTCTTAAGATTGTTCCTTGGATTGGCGGTAGAATTATTTCCATGTCGCATATTCCTTCAG GTACTCAATGGCTCCATAGTAGGATTGAAGTTGATGGATATGAAGAGTATAGTGGTGTTGAGTACCGGTCTGCTGGATGTTCCGAGGAATACAATGTTATCGA ACGAAATCTTGAGCAAGCAGGAGAGGTGGAGTCTCTTAAGATGGAGGGTGATGTTGGTGGTGGATTGGTTCTTGAAAGGGAGATCTCTTTCCCAAAAGATAAAACCCAAGTTTTCAGAATTGACTCGGCCATTCTAGCACGTAATGTGGGTGCTGGTTCTGGAGGATTTTCCAG GCTTGTTTGCTTGAGGGTGCATCCTTCGTTTTCACTTTTACACCCTACTGAAACTTATGTTTCGTTTACATCACTGAATGGGTTGAAAAAAGAAGTTTGGCCAGAATCTGGCGAGCAATACTTTGAAGGCGATCTTCGTCCCAATG gTGAATGGATGCTGGTTGATAGATGTCTGGGCTTGGCTTTAGTGAACTTCTTCGATATAAAAGAGGTCTTTAAATGTCTGATTCATTGGGGAACTGGGACTGTTAATTTAGAGCTTTGGTCTGAAAACAGGCCTGTTTCTGCACAATCTCCTCTTTCGATTTCACACGAATACGAGGTCAGACAAGTTGCAAAGTAA
- the LOC124932846 gene encoding growth-regulating factor 4-like, translating to MCAFKGSLSSLFSLSLLPLLALLRPNPIPVPPRGLIPQLNFNRSRTRLDERRARRLIAYIEMTSSTSSVAAVGVVDLRPPFTAAQWQELEHQALIYKYLVAGLPVPPDLLLPIRRSLESLSARFFHHSSLGYCSYYGKKIDPEPGRCRRTDGKKWRCSKDAYPDSKYCERHMHRGRNRSRKLVESQSSSQSSSSSTTVISSFSGSNGGGSGSFQSLPFHSIAANQEGSSLFRNHLLKLQVDPSPYDDDSTHSTDKEFRYFQGVKSSEAYEQNLSPDGGSARAANVVDDTWRLMPSQNVNHSNLRYGGSSLQNETRELYMRSDYEPISLQQQQHILFRSDITSSLGKEEEEHHHYAMRDFLDEGATTAGNKGLWYNNNKSSFSNTRLSISGPETSSEISTRNSSPNDG from the exons ATGTGCGCCTTCAAAggctctctctcttctctcttctctctctctctccttccGCTGCTTGCTCTTCTGCGGCCGAACCCTATACCTGTTCCCCCACGAG GTTTGATACCTCAACTCAACTTTAACAGGTCTAGGACGAGACTAGACGAGAGGAGAGCGCGTCGATTGATTGCTTACATAGAAATGACTAGTAGTACGTCGTCAGTGGCGGCAGTCGGCGTTGTGGATTTGCGTCCGCCGTTCACGGCAGCGCAATGGCAGGAACTGGAGCATCAAGCTTTGATATATAAGTATTTAGTGGCTGGACTACCTGTTCCACCTGACCTTCTTCTTCCGATCCGACGGAGCTTGGAATCGCTCTCGGCGAGGTTCTTTCATCACTCCTCTT TGGGATATTGTTCCTACTATGGGAAGAAGATTGATCCGGAGCCAGGTAGGTGTAGAAGGACTGATGGAAAGAAGTGGAGGTGCTCGAAAGATGCATATCCAGACTCCAAATACTGTGAGCGGCACATGCATAGGGGCCGTAACCGTTCAAGAAAGCTTGTGGAATCTCAATCGAGCTCTCAGTCTTCGTCATCGTCAACAACTGTGATATCAAGCTTTTCTGGGAGCAATGGAGGAGGAAGTGGAAGTTTTCAGAGTCTTCCTTTCCATTCCATTGCTGCTAACCAAGAAGGCTCTTCATTGTTTAGAAATCATTTGTTGAAATTGCAGGTGGATCCTTCCCCTTATGATGATGACTCCACTCACTCCACTGATAAGGAGTTTAG GTATTTCCAAGGAGTGAAGTCGTCAGAAGCTTATGAACAAAACTTATCTCCCGACGGGGGCAGTGCAAGGGCTGCTAATGTTGTTGATGATACATGGCGACTAATGCCTTCACAGAATGTGAACCATTCAAATTTGAGATATGGTGGTTCTTCTTTGCAGAATGAAACCCGTGAACTATACATGCGTTCAGATTATGAGCCAATTAGTTTGCAGCAACAACAACATATCCTTTTCAGGAGCGACATTACCTCCTCACTGGGGAAAGAGGAGGAAGAGCATCATCATTATGCTATGAGGGATTTCCTCGATGAGGGGGCAACAACTGCTGGTAATAAAGGTTTATGGTACAACAATAACAAAAGCTCCTTCTCCAACACTCGCCTGTCAATCTCTGGACCGGAAACTTCATCTGAGATCTCTACCAGGAATTCCTCTCCAAATG ATGGGTGA
- the LOC124928647 gene encoding ubiquinol oxidase 3, mitochondrial-like, protein MLANNRNAINKLSGLLLRQQLISRQFSSNPTIALVGGAANKSSSIPATRITVLGSRSFSSSGGTPADGKDDEQKKTDGKVISSYWGIAPPKMTKEDGSPWKWNCFRPWESYNPDVSIDVKKHHSADNFTDKFAYWAVQVAKYPTYLFFQRRHMCHALLLETVAAVPGMVGGMLLHCKSLRRFEHSGGWIKALLEEAENERMHLMTFIELSKPKWYERALVFAAQGVFFNAYFVTYLASPKIAHRIAGYLEEEAVNSYTEFLKDIDNGKFENIPAPAIAIDYWRLPADATLRDVVVVIRADECHHRDTNHFAADIHVQGHELKDFPAPLDFH, encoded by the exons ATGTTGGCCAACAACCGCAACGCCATAAACAAGCTGTCGGGATTACTTCTCCGGCAGCAGCTGATCAGCAGACAATTCTCCTCCAATCCCACAATTGCTCTTGTCGGCGGCGCCGCCAACAAGTCTTCATCCATACCTGCTACAAGGATAACTGTTCTAGGTTCTCGGAGCTTCAGCAGCTCCGGCGGAACTCCGGCCGACGGGAAAGATGATGAACAGAAGAAGACGGACGGAAAAGTCATATCCAGTTACTGGGGCATTGCTCCACCCAAGATGACCAAAGAAGACGGCTCCCCATGGAAATGGAACTGTTTCAGG CCATGGGAATCTTACAATCCAGACGTCTCCATTGACGTGAAGAAGCACCACTCTGCCGACAATTTCACTGACAAATTTGCTTACTGGGCCGTTCAAGTCGCCAAATACCCAACTTACTTATTCTTTCAG AGACGACACATGTGCCACGCCTTGTTGCTGGAGACGGTGGCAGCCGTCCCAGGAATGGTGGGAGGAATGCTCCTCCACTGCAAATCACTTCGGAGGTTCGAGCATAGCGGCGGATGGATCAAAGCTCTCTTAGAAGAGGCTGAGAACGAGAGGATGCACCTCATGACGTTCATCGAACTCTCCAAACCTAAGTGGTACGAGCGGGCATTGGTTTTCGCCGCCCAAGGTGTTTTCTTCAACGCCTACTTCGTGACTTACTTAGCCTCCCCAAAGATCGCACATCGGATTGCGGGTTATCTAGAAGAAGAGGCAGTTAACTCCTACACCGAGTTCCTCAAGGACATTGATAATGGAAAGTTTGAGAATATTCCCGCGCCGGCTATTGCAATAGACTATTGGCGCCTCCCAGCAGATGCTACCCTCAGGGATGTGGTCGTGGTGATTAGAGCAGATGAGTGTCATCATCGCGATACAAACCACTTTGCTGCG GATATCCATGTTCAGGGCCATGAACTCAAAGACTTCCCTGCTCCGCTCGACTTTCATTGA